From a region of the Saccharomyces paradoxus chromosome IV, complete sequence genome:
- the VPS3 gene encoding CORVET complex subunit VPS3 (Component of CORVET membrane tethering complex~similar to YDR495C), with protein sequence MVKKRTNVDKGEEVEDDRGKLEVDIETSTHEREGDEKKTGNDSLPETKSEQLTMHNVSSNEIVQADKPFPEESRSVEDSLDTDKITAQEAGQLSSAEDNVTKTDIKSLDEKTSTSDKQEEGSPLKICEGPFRISTLLDNVPSDLTYTCCEAYENHIFLGTTTGDLLHYFELERGNYMLVSQTKLDAESNSKIDKILLLPKVEGALILCNNELVLFILPEFAPRPNTTRLKGINDVVICNFSRSSKAYRIYAFHTEGVRLLKISADSLVLAKTFNFKLIDKACAHEETLMVSKLNNYELINLKSSQVIPLFRISETDEDLEPIITSFNEDNEFLVCSGGGSYESGAIALVVNHHGDIIKGTIVLKNYPRNVIVEFPYIIVESAFQSIDIYSALPTEESQLLQSITSSGSGLKISKSDNIFTNTDNSKEYKEKLFNKLRLEPLTHSDNKFRIERERAFVEESYEEKTSLIVYNNLGIHLLVPTPMILRFTSCEESEIDNIEDQLKKLAKKDLTKFENIEAKYLMSLLLFLMTLHYDHIEDEVMKRWCDFSDKVNIRILFYMFGWKVYSEIWCFHGLVNMVERLKSLKLSNKCEDVIKMLLMMKSELKRKNKTGLLASDFDDIMKTIDITLFNLRLEKKEAITIDMFERESYDEIIKEINIHGDEFPGIELLIEIYKEKGEYLEPLNLLKEAEDYRSLVSFIEKNIKEFPEEYVKERLADDLILTLKQDDESPEECVIKNILKILSMAGINKNEFLDKIPAEEISLKVSFIEELGIQNSNDSKFLFNYYLAKLREIINQNNIWSILEDFIKEYKDDLAYDKTDITNFVHIKLKHNLKCESFSKYYEKCENLKSENEKDDEFINFTFEEISKIDKEYILSLLFFPNELINWISSEELLKIYLSFNDFKSVEKYTGKQNLVAVMKQYLDISSLNYSVELVTNLLQRNFELLDDLDMQLKVLETIPSIFPIQAISQLLLKVLIQYQERKEESNLRKCLLKNQISISDELSRNFESQE encoded by the coding sequence ATGGTAAAAAAGAGAACAAACGTTGACAAAGGAGAAGAAGTAGAGGACGATAGAGGAAAGCTCGAAGTAGATATCGAAACCTCAACTCACGAGAGAGAAggtgatgaaaagaagacCGGAAATGATAGTCTGCCCGAAACAAAAAGTGAACAATTAACTATGCATAATGTTAGCTCAAATGAAATAGTACAAGCTGATAAGCCTTTCCCAGAAGAGAGTCGATCCGTCGAAGATAGCCTAGACACTGACAAAATCACAGCACAAGAAGCTGGTCAACTTAGTAGCGCAGAAGATAATGTCACAAAAACAGATATTAAAAGTTTAGATGAAAAAACCTCCACAAGTGATAAACAGGAAGAAGGGTCGCCACTAAAAATATGTGAAGGTCCTTTTAGGATATCTACTCTATTAGACAATGTACCATCGGACCTAACGTACACATGTTGTGAAGCGTACGAGAACCACATATTCTTGGGAACAACTACTGGTGATCTTCTACATTACTTTGAACTTGAACGTGGAAACTACATGCTTGTGTCCCAAACAAAGCTCGATGCAGAATCAAATTCGAAGATAGACAAAATCCTGCTTTTACCCAAAGTAGAAGGTGCACTAATATTATGTAATAATGAACTGgtattatttattcttcCAGAATTTGCACCAAGGCCCAACACAACTAGACTCAAAGGTATCAATGATGTCGTTATCTGTAATTTTTCTCGAAGCTCAAAGGCTTATAGAATATATGCATTTCACACGGAGGGTGTAAGACTACTCAAAATATCTGCAGATTCGTTAGTACTTGCCAAAACCTTTAATTTCAAACTAATAGATAAAGCTTGTGCGCATGAAGAAACGTTAATGGTTTCAAAGTTAAATAATTACGAACTCATAAATCTAAAGTCCTCGCAGGTAATTCCATTGTTTCGAATAAGTGAAACTGATGAAGACTTGGAGCCTATAATAACCAGCTTCAATGAAGATAACGAATTTCTAGTTTGTTCTGGAGGAGGATCATACGAAAGTGGGGCTATAGCCTTAGTGGTAAATCATCATGGAGATATAATAAAGGGAACAATAGTGCTAAAAAATTATCCAAGAAATGTAATCGTTGAGTTTCCCTATATAATCGTGGAATCTGCCTTCCAGTCGATTGATATATACTCTGCTTTACCTACTGAAGAATCACAGCTGTTGCAAAGTATAACTAGTTCTGGATCGGgtttaaaaatttcaaagtctGACAATATATTCACTAATACCGATAATTCTAAAGAgtataaagaaaaactattcAATAAGTTGAGACTAGAACCTCTAACACACAGTGATAATAAATTCAGGATAGAAAGAGAACGTGCCTTTGTTGAAGAGTcttatgaagaaaagaccTCTTTGATCGTTTATAATAATTTAGGGATCCATTTGTTAGTGCCGACACCTATGATCTTGCGCTTTACATCATGCGAAGAGTCTGAAATCGATAATATCGAAGATCAACTCAAAAAGCTTGCGAAAAAGGATTTAACTAAATTTGAGAACATTGAAGCGAAATATTTAATGTCTCTCTTATTGTTTCTAATGACGTTGCATTACGATCACATAGAAGATGAGGTAATGAAGAGGTGGTGTGACTTTTCTGACAAGGTTAACATCagaatattattttatatgttCGGCTGGAAAGTTTATAGCGAGATCTGGTGCTTCCATGGATTAGTGAATATGGTCGAAAGGTTAAAAAGTTTGAAGTTGAGTAACAAATGCGAGGATGTCATAAAAATGCTTTTAATGATGAAGTCAGAActaaagagaaaaaataaaactggACTCTTAGCAAGCGATTTCGATGATATAATGAAAACTATTGATATAACTTTATTCAACTTACGATTAGAGAAAAAGGAGGCTATAACTATAGATATGTTCGAACGTGAAAGTTACGATGAAATTATCAAAGAGATTAATATACATGGTGATGAATTTCCTGGGATAGAGCTGCTAATTGagatatataaagaaaaggggGAATATCTAGAACCGttaaatcttttgaagGAAGCCGAGGATTACAGGTCACTGGTTtcattcattgaaaaaaatattaaagaGTTTCCCGAGGAATATGTTAAAGAAAGACTTGCCGATGATCTTATTCTCACTCTTAAACAAGACGACGAAAGTCCTGAGGAATGTGTCATCAAAAACATTCTCAAAATACTAAGCATGGCAGGCATAAATAAAAACGAGTTTCTAGACAAAATACCGGCAGAAGAAATATCCTTGAAGGTATCGTTCATAGAGGAACTCGGCATTCAAAACAGTAACGATTCTAAATTCCTCTTTAACTATTATTTGGCAAAATTGCGAGAAATAATCAACCAAAATAACATATGGTCCATTCTTGAAGACTTTATTAAAGAGTACAAGGATGATTTGGCGTATGATAAGACAGATATAACAAACTTTGTCCATATCAAATTAAAGCATAATCTTAAGTGtgaaagtttttcaaaatattatgaaaaatgtgaaaatttaaaatcagaaaatgaaaaagatgatgaGTTTATCAATTTCACGTTTGAGGAAATTTCTAAGATCGATAAAGAATACATATTGAGCTTGTTATTCTTCCCCAATGAATTGATAAATTGGATTTCCTCCGAAGAATTGCTGAAAATATATCTGTCATTTAATGATTTCAAAAGCGTAGAAAAATACACGGGTAAGCAAAACTTGGTTGCAGTGATGAAACAATACCTGGACATATCTTCCTTGAACTACTCGGTTGAGTTAGTGACCAATTTGCtacaaagaaattttgaacTTTTAGATGATTTAGATATGCAATTAAAGGTCCTCGAAACCATACCCTCTATTTTTCCTATACAAGCAATATCTCAACTACTTTTAAAGGTACTTATTCAGTACCAAGAGAGAAAAGAGGAATCTAATTTACGAAAATGTTTActgaaaaatcaaatatcC
- the PUF6 gene encoding Puf6p (Pumilio-like domain protein~similar to YDR496C), whose amino-acid sequence MAPLTKKTNGKRSAREVSKSEKKLAKKPRISIDSSDEELELSKREADSSSSDNDDLDNLSSGDSGAEDEQADELDISEDSEEHEDENENKEGKDKSEGGEGGNHTEQRKLLKERKMQRKSGTQVQQIKSVWERLRVKTPPLPKQIREKLSNEIWELSKDCISDLVLKHDASRIVQTLVKYSSKERREQIVDALKGKFYVLATSAYGKYLLVKLLHYGSRSSRQSIIDELHGSLRKLMRHREGAYVVEDLFVLYATHEQRQQMIKEFWGSEYAVFRETHKDLTIEKVCESSIEKRNIIARNLIGTITASVEKGSTGFQILHAAMREYVKIANEKEISDMIELLHEQFAELVHTPEGSDVACTLVARANAKERKLILKALKNHAEKLIKNEHGNTVFITILNCVDDTVLVFKTFSPTVKEHLQEFIIDKFGRRPWLYILLGLDGKYFSPIVKNELLRYIKLSEATSKKDPLQRRHELLSKFAPMFLSTISKHYSSILTENLGCQFIAEVLINDELYAQLNEKDQEKYQQVLDNILTTFKGDITEEEHPIHRAFSTRLLKALIQGGKWNNKEKKVMPLKNVQGLGVPFAHKLYDEIIDSSNLLEWINNADSSFTIVALYETLKDQKEGKPFLEDLKEVQSKITVDENNKGSHLLTKLLK is encoded by the coding sequence ATGGCACCTTTAACGAAAAAGACAAACGGAAAACGTTCCGCTAGGGAAGTTAGTAAatcagaaaagaaattagcCAAAAAACCTAGAATTTCTATTGATTCCTCCgatgaagaattagaaCTATCCAAAAGGGAAGCTGattcctcttcatcagataatgatgatttgGATAATTTAAGTAGCGGTGACTCTGGAGCAGAAGATGAGCAAGCTGACGAATTAGATATTTCCGAAGACAGTGAGGAACATGAAGATGAGAATGAAAACAAGGAAGGGAAGGACAAATCTGAAGGAGGTGAAGGTGGAAACCACACTGAACAGAGAAAATTACtcaaggaaagaaagatgcaaagaaaatctgGTACCCAAGTGCAACAAATTAAATCCGTCTGGGAGAGGTTACGTGTGAAGACTCCTCCTCTGCCAAAGCAGATTCGTGAAAAACTGTCCAATGAAATTTGGGAACTATCTAAGGACTGTATCAGTGATCTCGTATTAAAGCATGATGCTTCTCGTATTGTTCAAACCTTAGTTAAATATTCGTCTAAAGAACGTCGTGAGCAAATTGTCGATGCTTTAAAGGGCAAGTTTTATGTTTTAGCTACATCTGCGTACGGTAAGTACCTATTGGTTAAATTACTCCATTATGGTTCTAGAAGTTCAAGACAAAGTATCATAGATGAATTACACGGTTCATTGAGAAAATTAATGAGGCATCGTGAAGGTGCTTACGTTGTCGAAGATTTATTTGTACTTTATGCCACACATGAACAAAGACAGCAAATGATCAAAGAATTCTGGGGCTCTGAATATGCTGTCTTTAGAGAAACACACAAAGATTTaaccattgaaaaagtttgtGAAAGCagcattgaaaagagaaatattATTGCCAGAAATCTGATCGGCACTATTACCGCATCAGTCGAAAAAGGTTCCACTGGCTTTCAAATTCTACATGCTGCTATGAGAGAATATGTGAAAATTGCCaacgaaaaggaaatatcTGACATGATTGAATTACTTCATGAACAATTCGCTGAATTGGTGCATACTCCAGAAGGTTCCGATGTTGCTTGTACTTTGGTTGCTAGAGCTAATGCCAAGGAAAGAAAGTTAATTTTGAAGGCTTTGAAAAACCACgctgaaaaattgatcaaaaaTGAGCACGGTAATACTGTCTTCATTACAATCCTAAACTGTGTCGACGATACAGTTTTAGTATTCAAGACATTCAGTCCTACTGTCAAGGAACACTTGCAAGAATTCATAATTGATAAGTTTGGTAGAAGGCCTTGGTTGTACATACTGTTAGGTTTGGACGGTAAGTATTTCTCACCTATTGTCAAAAATGAATTACTGAGATACATTAAACTGTCCGAAGCCACCTCTAAGAAGGATCCTTTACAAAGAAGGCACGAACTTTTGTCCAAATTTGCCCCTATGTTTTTAAGTACTATATCAAAACATTATTCCAGTATATTGACGGAGAACTTGGGCTGTCAGTTCATTGCCGAAGTTTTAATAAACGATGAGTTGTACGCTCAActgaatgaaaaagatcaagaaaagtACCAACAAGTCTTAGACAACATTTTAACCACTTTTAAAGGTGACATAACCGAAGAAGAACACCCAATACATAGAGCATTTTCTACTAGACTATTAAAGGCACTGATTCAAGGAGGTAAATGGAataacaaggaaaaaaaggttatGCCATTAAAAAATGTTCAAGGCTTAGGTGTTCCGTTTGCTCACAAATTATACGACGAAATTATTGATTCTTCCAATTTATTGGAATGGATTAATAACGCCGATAGTTCATTCACAATCGTTGCACTATATGAAACGTTGAAAGATCAAAAGGAAGGTAAGCCATTCTTGGAGGATTTGAAGGAAGTTCAAAGTAAAATCACcgttgatgaaaataacaaGGGTTCTCACCTTTTGACAAAATTGTTAAaatag
- the ITR1 gene encoding myo-inositol transporter ITR1 (Myo-inositol transporter~similar to YDR497C), translating into MGIHIPYLTSKASWSNASDAVGNADSVEFNNERDSPSKTTKVTLESHEIQRAPASDDEDRIQIKPVNDEDDTSVMITFNQSLSPFIITLTFVASISGFMFGYDTGYISSALISIGTDLDNKVLTYGEKEIVTAATSLGALITSIFAGTAADIFGRKRCLMGSNLMFVIGAILQVSAHTFWQMAVGRLIMGFGVGIGSLIAPLFISEIAPKMIRGRLTVINSLWLTGGQLVAYGCGAGLNYVNNGWRILVGLSLIPTAVQFTCLCFLPDTPRYYVMKGNLERATEVLKRSYTDTSEEIIERKVEELVTLNQSIPGKNIPEKVWNTIKELHTVPSNLRALVIGCGLQAIQQFTGWNSLMYFSGTIFETVGFKNSSAVSIIVSGTNFIFTLVAFFSIDKIGRRTILLIGLPGMTMALVVCSIAFHYLGIKFDGAVAVVVSSGFSSWGIVIIVFIIVFAAFYALGIGTVPWQQSELFPQNVRGIGTSYATATNWAGSLVIASTFLTMLQNITPAGTFAFFAGLSCISTIFCYFCYPELSGLELEEVQTILKDGFNIKASKALAKKRKQQVARVHELKYEPTQEIIEDI; encoded by the coding sequence ATGGGAATTCACATACCATATCTCACGTCCAAGGCATCGTGGTCAAATGCTAGCGATGCCGTTGGGAATGCTGACAGTGTAGAGTTCAACAATGAGCGTGACTCGCCTTCAAAGACGACTAAAGTTACGCTTGAGTCACACGAAATACAGAGGGCTCCTGCCagcgatgatgaagacaGGATTCAAATTAAACCTGTAAACGACGAGGATGACACATCTGTCATGATCACTTTCAATCAATCTCTTTCTCCCTTCATTATCACGCTGACCTTTGTCGCATCCATATCCGGGTTCATGTTCGGTTACGACACTGGTTATATATCCAGTGCTCTGATCTCGATCGGCACAGATTTAGACAATAAGGTACTCACTTATGGggagaaagaaattgtcACTGCAGCTACATCTCTGGGAGCTTTGATTACGAGTATATTCGCCGGTACTGCGGCTGACATATTTGGTAGGAAGCGTTGTTTGATGGGGTCTAATCTGATGTTTGTCATTGGCGCAATCCTACAGGTCTCTGCGCACACATTCTGGCAAATGGCCGTTGGTAGACTGATCATGGGTTTTGGTGTCGGTATCGGCTCCTTGATTGCTCCACTTTTCATCAGCGAAATCGCTCCCAAGATGATTAGAGGGAGGCTAACCGTCATCAATTCCTTATGGTTGACTGGTGGTCAATTAGTCGCTTACGGTTGCGGTGCTGGGTTAAACTATGTCAACAACGGCTGGAGAATTCTTGTTGGTTTGTCGCTGATTCCCACCGCCGTGCAGTTCACATGTCTGTGCTTCTTGCCGGACACTCCAAGATACTACGTTATGAAGGGCAATTTGGAAAGGGCGACTGAGGTCCTTAAGAGGAGTTACACCGACACTTCTGAGGAAATCATCGAACGTAAAGTGGAAGAACTTGTTACTTTGAATCAATCCATTCCCGGTAAGAATATCCCCGAAAAAGTCTGGAATACCATCAAAGAATTGCACACAGTCCCATCTAATCTAAGAGCCTTGGTCATCGGTTGTGGCCTACAGGCAATTCAACAGTTTACCGGTTGGAATTCGTTGATGTATTTTTCCGGCACCATTTTCGAAACCGTcggtttcaaaaattcttccGCAGTTTCGATCATCGTTTCCGGTACCAATTTTATCTTCACTTTAGTTGCGTTTTTCTCCATTGACAAAATTGGCCGTAGAACCATTTTGCTAATTGGATTACCGGGCATGACCATGGCTTTAGTCGTGTGCTCTATTGCTTTCCACTACCTAGGTATTAAGTTTGATGGCGCTGTCGCTGTTGTGGTTTCCTCTGGTTTCTCATCTTGGGGCATTGTGATCATCGTATTTATTATCGTGTTTGCTGCGTTCTACGCCCTTGGTATCGGTACTGTTCCATGGCAACAATCTGAATTATTCCCACAAAACGTAAGAGGTATTGGGACTTCATATGCAACTGCTACAAATTGGGCTGGTTCTCTGGTTATTGCATCCACATTTTTAACCATGTTACAAAATATCACTCCCGCAGGTACATTTGCCTTTTTCGCCGGATTATCGTGCATATCAACCATTTTCTGCTACTTCTGTTATCCAGAGTTGTCAGGATTggaattggaagaagtgCAAACTATCTTAAAGGACGGGTTCAATATCAAAGCGTCGAAGGCTTTGgccaaaaagagaaaacagCAAGTTGCCAGAGTCCATGAATTGAAATATGAACCAACTCAAGAAATTATAGAGGACATATGA
- the SEC20 gene encoding Sec20p (Membrane glycoprotein v-SNARE~similar to YDR498C), whose product MVMTFLQDLGVLQDALLDYLQKLSTISHRKETGESKQDNKDNFAIIVNKHDEEEEEVEFEDLVSAIENKISDFESVLKCSIVEMTYTYPELKLQWEKSPKYDQCDKLHVAKLDKQMDEDIYAQLVEGLDSVLQFVDWFYCYRLKTKEILRQHHKRDLAWNDEERDRAIKFHAVDYDKLHQGALSSQSLASTSMEKASTRDKLLSKTKQLTNNLMRGNQILQSGILQSDLNLDELRAQTNSLTQIDDKYTQFETVFKKTADLVKVLENASHQEKRDVYLSLGFLICCVSWVLWRRIFKLPVKLGLWLLFKFFKGILVTLGLVKSYAASSSSPQAPSLVLNAPFLATTTTSSAAPVEPFASVSAVSSIQRAVDEAMGRIVSHDEL is encoded by the coding sequence ATGGTCATGACATTTTTGCAAGACCTGGGGGTTTTACAAGATGCATTACTAGATTACTTACAAAAGTTAAGTACGATCTCCcatagaaaagaaaccgGAGAAAGTAAGCAGGATAACAAGGACAATTTTGCAATCATTGTTAACAAacatgatgaagaagaagaagaggttGAGTTTGAGGATCTGGTGAGCGCCATAGAGAACAAAATTTCAGATTTTGAATCGGTACTGAAATGTAGTATTGTTGAAATGACCTACACGTACCCTGAATTAAAATTACAGTGGGAGAAAAGCCCTAAATACGATCAATGCGACAAATTGCATGTTGCGAAGCTCGATAAACAAATGGACGAGGATATATATGCTCAGTTGGTCGAAGGGCTAGATTCCGTGTTGCAGTTCGTCGATTGGTTCTATTGCTACCGCCTGAAGACCAAAGAAATTCTACGACAACACCACAAGCGTGATTTAGCTTGGAACGACGAGGAAAGAGACCGTGCCATAAAATTTCACGCCGTTGATTACGACAAGCTGCATCAGGGAGCATTGTCATCGCAAAGCTTGGCATCTACATCGATGGAAAAAGCCAGTACTAGAGACAAGCTCTTGAGCAAGACAAAGCAACTGACGAATAATTTAATGAGAGGAAATCAAATTTTACAGTCGGGAATCTTACAAAGCGACCTTAATTTGGATGAATTGAGAGCCCAAACGAATTCGTTAACACAAATCGATGACAAGTATACTCAATTCGAAACTGTCTTTAAGAAAACCGCTGATTTGGTCAAAGTACTAGAAAATGCATCCCACCAGGAGAAACGAGATGTCTACTTATCGCTCGGGTTCCTTATATGCTGCGTCTCGTGGGTTTTATGGCGTCGTATTTTCAAGCTACCTGTTAAACTCGGCCTCTGGCTTCTattcaagtttttcaagGGTATACTGGTCACCCTGGGTCTAGTTAAAAGCTACGCAGCCTCCTCGTCTTCTCCCCAAGCACCTAGTCTCGTACTAAACGCGCCTTTTCTAGCAACTACAACTACATCCTCAGCAGCTCCTGTAGAACCATTCGCATCTGTATCAGCCGTCAGTAGTATCCAACGGGCTGTCGATGAGGCCATGGGCAGGATCGTCTCACACGATGAGCTATGA